A window of the Diorhabda carinulata isolate Delta chromosome 1, icDioCari1.1, whole genome shotgun sequence genome harbors these coding sequences:
- the LOC130902177 gene encoding putative uncharacterized protein DDB_G0286901: MAEEFSLRTAANLLPSVDDTENTTKQLIDAIELYDGLLNVAGKKLLTTFVLKTKLSQSAKLRLESNYNSNADLIKDIKANLLTKKSAAALSNELHNARQLEKSIDEFGKSLEDLLVNLTLAQADGDSGAVKILRVANEKIAINAFANGLRNHELRTVIKARNYAKLKDAISGAKDEEISKKASSSAQVFHTRNKSDSRQNNAYRGNSRSNKNNRGSYRNNSNHTNRNNNYNSRNSNYNNQNNRQRDNDNFRGRNNGRYNNRNQRSDNNRYNQNNNNQGCNVIGSGENRENGSTSRNSNNNESNEVNTFFRS; the protein is encoded by the coding sequence ATGGCTGAAgaatttagtttaagaacagCAGCAAACTTATTGCCCTCTGTGGACGATACAGAGAATACTACTAAACAATTAATTGATGCTATAGAATTGTATGACGGTTTGTTAAATGTCgcgggaaaaaaattgttaactacttttgtgttaaaaacGAAACTTAGTCAAAGTGCGAAACTAAGGTTAGAATCAAATTACAATTCTAATGCCGatttaattaaagatattaaagctaatttattaacaaaaaaatctgctgCAGCGTTGTCAAACGAATTACATAACGCGagacaattagaaaaatcaatagatgagTTTGGAAAATCATTGGAAGATTTACTGGTCAATCTCACATTAGCACAAGCAGATGGAGATAGTGGCGCAGTCAAAATTTTAAGAGtggctaatgaaaaaattgcaattaatgCGTTTGCTAATGGTCTACGTAACCATGAACTGCGAACAGTTATTAAGGCGCGAAATTATGCAAAATTGAAAGACGCGATTAGTGGCGcgaaagatgaagaaatttcaaagaaagctTCATCTTCAGCACAAGTTTTTCATACGCGTAACAAGAGTGATTCGAGACAAAATAACGCGTATAGGGGTAATTCGCGTTCCAACAAAAACAACAGGGgaagttatagaaataatagcAATCACactaacagaaataataattataattcccgGAATAGCAATTACAATAACCAAAACAATCGTCAGCGTGATAATGATAACTTTAGAGGACGAAATAACGGTCGTTATAATAACAGAAATCAAAGATCAGATAATAATagatacaatcaaaataataataatcaaggATGTAACGTGATAGGAAGTGGTGAAAACAGAGAAAACGGTAGTACCAGTAGGaatagtaacaataatgaaTCGAATGAAGTAAATACGTTTTTTCGATCCTAA